Proteins from a single region of Paraglaciecola sp. T6c:
- a CDS encoding electron transfer flavoprotein subunit beta/FixA family protein has protein sequence MKILVAVKRVIDYNVKVRVKSDNTDVDLTNVKMAMNPFCEIAVEEAVRLKEVGVASEVVVVSIGAKACQEQIRTALALGADRGIQIELDTSADALSIAKLLKAVVDEEQPGLVILGKQSIDSDNNQTGQMLAALLDQPQATFASEVKVDGDKVQVTREIDGGLQTLELDMPAIITTDLRLNEPRYASLPNIMKAKRKPLEVKTPSDLGVEVRNNITLESVSAPAQRQAGIKVESVAELVEKLKNEAKVL, from the coding sequence ATGAAAATATTAGTAGCGGTAAAGCGAGTCATTGATTACAACGTCAAGGTGCGTGTTAAATCAGATAACACAGATGTAGATTTAACCAACGTCAAAATGGCCATGAACCCGTTTTGCGAAATTGCGGTTGAAGAGGCTGTTCGTCTTAAAGAAGTCGGTGTTGCCAGCGAAGTCGTTGTGGTGTCGATAGGAGCCAAAGCCTGCCAAGAGCAAATTCGTACTGCCCTTGCTCTAGGCGCTGATCGCGGTATTCAGATTGAACTAGATACATCAGCCGATGCGCTAAGCATCGCCAAATTATTAAAAGCAGTGGTTGATGAAGAGCAGCCGGGCCTAGTGATCTTAGGTAAGCAGTCTATTGATTCTGATAATAATCAAACCGGGCAAATGTTAGCTGCGTTACTTGACCAACCACAAGCGACTTTCGCCTCAGAAGTTAAAGTTGACGGTGATAAAGTTCAAGTCACACGTGAGATTGACGGCGGTTTACAGACTTTAGAGCTAGATATGCCTGCTATTATCACCACAGATTTACGTCTAAATGAACCTCGTTACGCTTCATTGCCGAATATAATGAAAGCCAAACGTAAGCCTTTGGAGGTGAAAACCCCAAGCGACTTAGGTGTTGAAGTGAGAAATAACATCACCCTAGAAAGCGTCAGCGCGCCTGCTCAGCGTCAAGCTGGGATCAAGGTTGAATCGGTGGCTGAATTGGTCGAAAAATTGAAAAACGAAGCTAAGGTACTTTAA
- a CDS encoding Dam family site-specific DNA-(adenine-N6)-methyltransferase has product MTNKKNRAFLKWAGGKYRLVEQINHHLPEAKKLVEPFVGAGSVFLNTDFSSYLLSDINPDLINLYKILQQQPERYIEDAQGLFTAQNNDSDAYYAMRALFNASEDIYERAVLFLYLNRFGYNGLCRYNLSGKFNVPFGKYKAPYFPKEELYFFAEKSKKAQFVCESYEKTFSRARAGSVVYCDPPYAPISKTANFASYAKGGFSMAEQSNLALISAKTAFERDIPVLISNHDTDDTRRLYALAQLSELQVSRFISQKGNGRKKVSELLALYIKPTSR; this is encoded by the coding sequence ATGACGAATAAGAAAAACAGAGCCTTCTTGAAATGGGCAGGCGGGAAATACAGGCTAGTCGAACAGATAAACCATCACCTTCCAGAAGCAAAAAAATTAGTCGAGCCATTTGTCGGTGCAGGTTCGGTGTTTTTAAACACTGACTTTTCCAGCTACCTGTTGAGCGATATCAACCCCGACTTGATAAACCTTTACAAAATATTGCAACAACAGCCAGAACGTTACATAGAAGATGCACAAGGGCTATTCACGGCGCAAAACAACGATTCCGACGCTTACTATGCTATGCGCGCTTTGTTCAATGCCAGCGAAGATATTTACGAACGCGCGGTACTGTTTTTGTACCTGAATCGCTTTGGATACAACGGCCTGTGCCGCTATAACTTATCTGGCAAATTTAATGTCCCCTTTGGTAAGTACAAGGCGCCATACTTCCCTAAAGAGGAGCTGTATTTCTTTGCCGAAAAATCCAAGAAGGCACAGTTTGTATGCGAATCTTATGAGAAGACATTTAGCCGAGCTCGTGCAGGAAGTGTGGTTTACTGCGATCCGCCTTATGCCCCCATCAGCAAAACAGCTAACTTTGCCAGTTATGCCAAAGGTGGCTTTTCCATGGCTGAACAGAGTAATTTGGCGTTAATTTCTGCTAAAACCGCTTTTGAGCGTGATATTCCGGTGCTTATCAGTAATCACGATACTGACGATACACGTCGCCTTTACGCGCTTGCACAGCTTTCAGAGCTGCAGGTGAGTCGGTTTATTAGTCAAAAAGGAAATGGCAGAAAAAAAGTCAGTGAGTTATTGGCGTTATATATTAAGCCAACCTCACGTTAA
- a CDS encoding anthranilate synthase component II: protein MLLIIDNYDSFTHNLARYFVTLGQDVKVVRNNELTCEDITALAPDYLVLSPGPCTPNESGITLDAIKQFSGVIPMLGVCLGHQAIAQVFGAKIVRANNIKHGKTSYITHNGSALFNDVDTPFIATRYHSLLVDNESLPEEIIVTAWCEETAHEEKGLRGKEREESTGQHEIMAIEHRTLAIYGVQFHPESLLSTSGLQILANFLTESADKLTKA, encoded by the coding sequence TTGTTGTTGATCATTGATAACTATGACTCTTTTACCCACAACCTTGCGCGGTACTTTGTTACGCTAGGACAAGACGTTAAAGTCGTGCGTAACAACGAGCTCACCTGTGAAGACATAACCGCACTAGCACCAGACTATCTCGTGTTATCACCTGGCCCTTGTACCCCAAATGAATCAGGTATCACGCTTGATGCCATCAAGCAATTTTCTGGCGTGATCCCTATGTTGGGTGTGTGCTTGGGTCATCAAGCTATCGCTCAGGTATTTGGCGCAAAAATTGTGCGCGCGAACAATATAAAGCACGGCAAAACCTCTTATATTACTCATAACGGTAGCGCCTTGTTTAACGACGTCGACACTCCATTTATTGCCACGCGTTACCACTCATTGCTTGTGGATAACGAGTCTTTACCAGAAGAGATTATAGTGACTGCATGGTGCGAGGAAACAGCGCATGAAGAAAAAGGGCTCCGCGGAAAAGAGCGGGAGGAATCTACAGGTCAGCACGAAATCATGGCTATCGAACATCGCACGCTGGCTATTTATGGTGTGCAATTTCACCCAGAGTCATTGTTAAGCACCAGTGGTTTGCAAATTTTGGCTAACTTTCTAACCGAATCCGCAGATAAACTAACTAAAGCCTAG
- a CDS encoding DUF2970 domain-containing protein has product MDNANNGLWDVFKSVAASVFGVQSSANRERDFQQKSFVPYVVVGVIFVVALVISLVLVVSVVVPS; this is encoded by the coding sequence ATGGACAATGCAAATAACGGTTTGTGGGATGTGTTTAAAAGTGTTGCTGCCAGCGTGTTTGGTGTGCAAAGCAGCGCAAACCGAGAACGAGATTTTCAGCAAAAATCGTTTGTGCCTTACGTAGTCGTTGGGGTGATTTTTGTTGTTGCCTTAGTCATATCGTTGGTACTGGTCGTTTCAGTTGTTGTACCCAGCTAA
- a CDS encoding TorF family putative porin gives MKVLKLTALAAAVLASSAVSQTALAEVTANASVTSNYIWRGLTQTTNDAAVQGGIDYANENGFYVGTWVSNVNYGADDVYSYEHDMYFGFSGESGDITYDVGYLYYNYDSEAEFDFAEVYGSVGYGGLSATLSLLAHTEADEGEGRDYGFAEASYISVDYGMPVLNGAELGFHVGYHQGDFAEDFNGVPDGYADWGISLAKDGFSFAVTGTDLDEVEVPGEDPFDNDSIKFTVAYGMDFEL, from the coding sequence ATGAAAGTATTAAAACTTACCGCATTAGCCGCAGCTGTTCTGGCCAGTTCTGCCGTTAGTCAAACCGCTTTAGCAGAAGTGACTGCTAATGCGAGTGTCACAAGTAACTACATTTGGCGTGGTTTGACCCAAACCACCAACGATGCTGCAGTACAAGGTGGTATTGACTACGCAAATGAAAATGGTTTTTATGTAGGTACTTGGGTGTCTAACGTCAACTATGGTGCAGATGATGTCTACTCTTATGAGCATGATATGTACTTCGGCTTCTCAGGTGAGTCAGGCGATATCACTTATGATGTGGGTTACCTATATTACAATTATGACAGTGAAGCAGAATTCGATTTTGCTGAAGTATATGGTTCAGTAGGCTATGGCGGCCTTAGTGCAACGCTTTCATTGTTGGCCCACACAGAAGCTGACGAAGGTGAAGGTCGCGATTACGGCTTTGCTGAAGCGTCATATATATCTGTAGACTACGGCATGCCAGTACTAAACGGCGCTGAGCTAGGATTTCACGTAGGTTACCATCAAGGTGACTTCGCAGAAGATTTCAACGGTGTACCAGATGGTTATGCAGACTGGGGGATTTCATTAGCGAAAGATGGTTTCAGTTTCGCCGTTACGGGTACCGATTTAGACGAAGTTGAAGTGCCAGGCGAAGATCCGTTTGATAACGATTCTATTAAATTCACCGTTGCTTACGGAATGGATTTCGAGCTTTAA
- a CDS encoding electron transfer flavoprotein subunit alpha/FixB family protein yields MTTLVIAEHDNQELKPVTLNTLAAAQQIGGDIVLLVAGHNCQSVVDAATAVSGVGKVLHADDAAYEHQLAENIAKLVTSLASGYSHVLAPATTSGKNYLPRVAALLDVNQISDVTGVVSAQTFLRPIYAGNAIATVTSNDSIKLLTIRGTGFDAVSAQGGSATVDVISEQCDSGQSRFVSEELAKSDRPELTAASIVVSGGRGMGNGDNFEILYSLADKLGAAVGASRAAVDAGFVPNDMQVGQTGKVVAPDLYIAVGISGAIQHLAGMKDSKVIVAINKDEDAPIFQVADYGLVADLFDVIPELTNHV; encoded by the coding sequence ATGACAACTTTGGTCATTGCAGAACATGATAACCAAGAACTTAAGCCTGTTACCTTAAATACCTTAGCTGCCGCGCAGCAAATTGGTGGTGACATAGTACTGCTGGTTGCTGGTCATAACTGCCAAAGCGTAGTGGATGCAGCAACGGCAGTTTCAGGTGTTGGTAAAGTGCTTCACGCTGATGATGCTGCCTATGAGCATCAGTTGGCTGAAAATATCGCGAAATTAGTAACAAGCCTTGCTAGCGGCTACAGCCACGTACTTGCTCCTGCCACTACCAGCGGTAAAAACTACTTGCCACGTGTAGCAGCCTTGCTTGATGTGAATCAGATTTCTGATGTAACAGGCGTAGTTTCTGCGCAGACATTTTTGCGTCCTATCTATGCAGGTAACGCTATTGCAACGGTCACCTCAAATGACAGTATCAAGCTACTTACCATACGTGGCACTGGCTTTGACGCTGTAAGTGCACAGGGTGGTTCTGCCACTGTTGATGTTATCAGCGAGCAATGTGACTCCGGTCAGTCACGCTTTGTAAGTGAAGAGCTAGCGAAGTCTGACCGCCCAGAGCTAACCGCTGCCTCCATTGTTGTATCAGGTGGTCGTGGTATGGGTAACGGCGACAATTTCGAGATCCTATACAGCCTGGCCGACAAACTCGGTGCGGCGGTTGGAGCATCTCGTGCTGCGGTTGATGCTGGATTTGTACCGAATGACATGCAAGTTGGCCAAACGGGTAAAGTGGTCGCGCCTGACTTGTATATTGCTGTGGGGATTTCAGGTGCCATACAGCACTTAGCGGGTATGAAAGACTCTAAAGTGATTGTGGCCATCAACAAAGATGAAGATGCGCCTATTTTCCAAGTAGCAGATTATGGCTTGGTAGCCGATTTGTTCGATGTTATTCCTGAATTAACCAACCACGTATAA
- a CDS encoding AraC family transcriptional regulator has translation MRHKHHSISVHFAQAIVRRAIDVGLNETQLLSESGLSKALLSNNEVRITPEQLSRLMQSVWRSADDEYLCFGSQPSRHGVFNLMAKQVSHSASLRQVYRRGTRFYNLVAGATKLKFEEREKYARFYLALDKPELDPEHVLTDFLLLLWHRFPSWLIGQRIPLRKIGFMHAKPAHHEEYRLMFPCEVVYLQESNYFEFEHDILSAPVVQSQQSLNDYLQRCPLDWFKRQSYFPVYTRKVLNYLEAAEDMSIISMADIAEQLHTTIRTLRRKLLEEGTSFQELKDSVRRDEAIHYLSQPDMPISQVGRLLGFTEAATFARAFKSWTGVAPSAYRKSKVH, from the coding sequence ATGCGTCACAAACATCATTCTATTTCAGTTCATTTCGCTCAAGCTATTGTCAGAAGAGCCATTGATGTGGGCCTGAATGAAACGCAGTTATTATCCGAGTCAGGCTTGAGTAAAGCCTTGTTGAGCAATAATGAGGTGCGTATCACCCCAGAGCAATTGAGCCGTTTGATGCAATCTGTTTGGCGAAGTGCAGATGATGAATATTTGTGTTTTGGTAGCCAGCCTTCTCGCCATGGGGTGTTCAATTTAATGGCAAAGCAAGTGAGCCATAGTGCAAGTTTGCGGCAGGTGTATCGACGGGGCACTCGTTTTTATAATTTAGTCGCGGGCGCAACTAAACTAAAATTTGAAGAGCGTGAAAAGTACGCTCGTTTTTATCTCGCCTTAGACAAACCTGAACTCGACCCTGAGCATGTGCTTACCGACTTTCTCTTATTGTTGTGGCATCGATTTCCGAGCTGGCTGATTGGCCAGCGCATTCCCCTGCGTAAAATTGGTTTTATGCATGCAAAGCCTGCACATCACGAAGAATATCGCTTGATGTTCCCTTGTGAGGTGGTTTACCTGCAAGAGAGTAATTACTTTGAGTTTGAGCATGACATCCTTAGCGCGCCAGTGGTGCAAAGTCAGCAAAGCTTGAATGATTACCTTCAGCGCTGCCCGCTGGATTGGTTTAAACGTCAGTCTTACTTTCCGGTTTATACCCGCAAAGTATTAAATTATCTAGAAGCGGCTGAGGATATGTCAATTATCAGCATGGCAGATATCGCTGAGCAATTGCACACAACCATTCGCACCTTACGCCGTAAGCTATTAGAAGAAGGCACAAGTTTTCAAGAACTCAAAGACAGTGTGCGACGAGACGAAGCGATCCATTATCTTAGCCAGCCTGATATGCCTATATCGCAAGTCGGGCGCTTACTTGGCTTTACCGAGGCGGCAACCTTTGCGCGTGCGTTCAAAAGCTGGACGGGTGTCGCCCCCAGTGCTTATCGAAAATCAAAAGTACATTGA
- the rpe gene encoding ribulose-phosphate 3-epimerase, translating to MRPFLIAPSILSADFARLGAEVDAVLAAGADVIHFDVMDNHYVPNLTIGPMICKALRDYGVTADIDVHLMVEPVDEMIVSFAKAGASLISFHPEASRHVDRSIQLITDSGCKPGLVLNPATSLDCLDYTLHKLHHILLMSVNPGFGGQAFIPETLDKLQIVKKMVQACGRDIRIEIDGGVKVDNIRAIAEAGADMFVAGSAIFNQPDYRQVIDAMRAELANVLQHNSH from the coding sequence ATGCGTCCTTTCTTAATTGCTCCTTCTATTCTTTCAGCTGATTTTGCCCGCTTGGGCGCAGAAGTAGACGCTGTTTTAGCCGCGGGGGCTGATGTCATCCATTTTGACGTAATGGATAATCATTACGTACCGAACCTAACGATCGGCCCGATGATATGTAAAGCATTACGCGACTATGGTGTCACCGCCGATATTGATGTGCATTTAATGGTTGAGCCGGTAGATGAGATGATTGTCAGTTTCGCCAAAGCTGGCGCAAGCCTGATCAGCTTCCACCCCGAAGCATCAAGACACGTTGACCGCAGTATTCAACTGATAACCGATTCAGGCTGTAAGCCGGGCTTGGTATTAAATCCTGCGACGTCATTAGACTGCTTAGACTACACGCTACACAAACTGCATCACATTTTGTTGATGTCGGTAAATCCAGGGTTTGGCGGGCAAGCATTTATCCCCGAAACCCTTGATAAACTGCAAATCGTGAAGAAAATGGTGCAGGCCTGTGGCCGTGATATCCGAATAGAAATTGACGGTGGCGTAAAAGTCGATAATATTCGCGCCATCGCCGAAGCAGGTGCAGATATGTTTGTTGCGGGCTCTGCTATCTTTAATCAGCCCGATTATCGTCAAGTTATCGATGCTATGCGCGCTGAATTAGCCAACGTTCTCCAACATAATTCCCATTAG
- a CDS encoding acyl-CoA dehydrogenase, whose product MSEYTHPLADAEFVLNELVDFDGLCADMGQEDINGELASVILAEAGKLGSGVLAPLNKVGDLQHPSMIDKDGGPGVQETAGFAKAYQEYVEGGWASLTGAEEFGGQNLPNVLGSAVNEVWHTSNMAFALCPLLSQGAIESISHHGSEHLQQSYLPKMLSGEWPGTMNLTEPDAGTDLAAVKTKAVPNDDHYLITGQKIYITWGDHQMTDNIVHLVLARLPDAPAGVKGISLFIVPKFNLDENGAPAERNDAYCVSLEHKMGIHGSPTCVMSFGDNGGAKGYLVGEAHKGLSYMFTMMNHARQGVGLQGLAISEASYQHALGYAKERLQGTNKDGSRFTIMKFPDVRRMLMQMKSSTEAMRALCLVAAAEIDRGNGARSELFTPIVKGWCTELSQELTYLGTQIHGGMGFIEETGSAQFYRDARILTIYEGTTGVQALDLVGRKTLVNKGEALGALLDEIATDLAQFDAMGGQFTLAAQQCKTALECGVAARQWLLDIAAQDKNAPGSASVNFMMLFGYLCGGWLMAKSAMQAKAKLDAGEGNSEFLNAKLISAQFFCEHMVVRTQACFASIQAGSESIMALPEDAF is encoded by the coding sequence ATGAGTGAATACACACACCCTTTAGCAGATGCTGAGTTTGTACTGAATGAACTGGTTGACTTCGATGGGCTATGCGCTGATATGGGTCAAGAGGACATCAATGGCGAGTTGGCAAGCGTTATATTGGCTGAAGCCGGCAAACTAGGTAGCGGCGTATTAGCACCATTGAACAAGGTCGGTGATTTACAACATCCGAGTATGATTGATAAGGACGGCGGACCAGGTGTGCAAGAAACAGCCGGGTTTGCAAAAGCCTATCAAGAATACGTGGAGGGTGGTTGGGCATCGTTAACCGGTGCTGAGGAATTCGGCGGTCAGAACCTTCCGAATGTACTTGGTAGTGCTGTTAATGAGGTGTGGCATACGTCCAATATGGCGTTCGCTCTATGTCCATTGTTAAGCCAAGGCGCGATTGAGTCGATTTCTCATCACGGCAGTGAGCATTTACAGCAGTCTTATTTGCCTAAAATGTTAAGCGGTGAATGGCCAGGTACCATGAACCTTACTGAGCCTGATGCTGGTACTGATTTGGCTGCGGTGAAAACCAAGGCGGTGCCAAATGATGATCATTACTTGATTACCGGCCAAAAAATTTATATCACTTGGGGCGATCATCAAATGACCGATAATATCGTGCATTTAGTGTTAGCAAGACTGCCTGATGCACCAGCCGGTGTAAAAGGTATTTCACTGTTCATCGTGCCCAAATTTAATTTGGATGAAAATGGTGCCCCAGCTGAGCGCAACGATGCTTATTGTGTTTCGTTAGAGCACAAAATGGGTATTCATGGCAGCCCAACGTGTGTCATGAGCTTTGGTGACAATGGTGGCGCGAAGGGCTACTTAGTGGGCGAAGCTCATAAAGGTCTGTCTTATATGTTCACCATGATGAATCACGCCCGTCAGGGTGTTGGTTTACAAGGTTTAGCCATATCAGAAGCGTCATATCAGCATGCTTTGGGGTACGCCAAAGAGCGTTTACAAGGCACGAATAAAGACGGCAGCCGCTTCACCATTATGAAGTTTCCTGATGTGCGTCGTATGTTGATGCAAATGAAGTCATCTACAGAGGCCATGCGCGCATTGTGCTTGGTGGCCGCAGCAGAAATTGACCGTGGCAATGGGGCTCGCAGTGAGTTGTTTACGCCAATAGTCAAAGGCTGGTGTACTGAGTTGTCTCAAGAATTGACCTACCTAGGTACGCAAATTCATGGTGGTATGGGCTTTATCGAAGAAACAGGCTCAGCGCAGTTCTATCGAGATGCCAGAATTTTAACTATCTATGAAGGCACTACAGGCGTACAAGCACTGGATTTAGTCGGGCGTAAAACCTTGGTTAATAAAGGTGAGGCTTTAGGCGCGCTTTTAGATGAAATAGCCACAGATTTAGCTCAGTTTGATGCCATGGGTGGCCAATTCACATTGGCAGCTCAGCAATGTAAAACGGCGCTTGAGTGCGGTGTAGCAGCTCGCCAGTGGTTGCTTGATATTGCAGCACAAGACAAAAATGCACCAGGCAGCGCCAGTGTCAACTTTATGATGTTGTTTGGTTATTTGTGTGGCGGCTGGTTAATGGCGAAAAGTGCGATGCAAGCCAAAGCGAAATTAGATGCAGGCGAGGGGAACAGCGAGTTCTTAAACGCTAAGTTGATTTCTGCACAGTTCTTCTGTGAGCACATGGTGGTGCGCACCCAAGCGTGTTTCGCATCGATTCAGGCGGGCAGCGAAAGCATCATGGCGTTGCCTGAGGATGCATTTTAA
- the trpS gene encoding tryptophan--tRNA ligase — translation MSKPIVLSGCQPSGQLTLGNYVGALRQWVDMQDDNECLYMLVDMHAITVRQDPAALHNACLDGLALYVACGIDPSKSTIFMQSHVPQHAQLAWIMNCYTQMGELNRMTQFKDKSAKNITNINSGLYTYPALMAADILLYQAKQVPVGEDQKQHLELTRDVATRFNNAYGDVFTIPDPYIPEVGARIMSLQDPLKKMSKSDDNQNNFVGLLEDPKKISKKIKRAVTDSDEQARIYFNTSEKPGVSNLLSLLSCATGKPIADLVPEYEDKMYGHLKTDVADSIVAMLEPIQAKFTELRQDQTELNRIMAAGAEKAQVRAQQTIDKVYEAIGFVASPLKR, via the coding sequence ATGAGCAAACCAATTGTATTAAGCGGCTGCCAGCCTTCAGGACAACTTACCCTAGGAAATTATGTTGGCGCTCTTCGTCAATGGGTTGATATGCAAGACGATAACGAATGTCTGTATATGTTAGTCGACATGCATGCTATCACAGTGCGACAAGATCCCGCTGCACTGCACAATGCCTGTCTCGATGGGCTGGCCTTGTATGTGGCTTGTGGCATCGACCCGAGCAAGAGCACCATATTCATGCAATCACATGTACCACAGCATGCGCAACTAGCTTGGATAATGAACTGCTACACCCAGATGGGTGAATTAAACCGCATGACGCAGTTTAAAGATAAATCCGCTAAGAATATTACTAACATTAATTCAGGTCTTTACACTTACCCAGCCTTAATGGCGGCGGATATCTTGCTATATCAAGCGAAACAAGTCCCAGTAGGGGAAGATCAGAAGCAGCATTTAGAACTAACCCGTGACGTTGCCACACGCTTTAACAATGCCTATGGTGATGTATTTACTATTCCTGATCCGTATATCCCTGAAGTAGGCGCGCGTATCATGAGCCTACAAGATCCGCTGAAAAAGATGTCTAAATCCGATGATAATCAAAATAACTTCGTTGGCTTATTGGAAGATCCGAAAAAGATAAGTAAAAAGATTAAACGCGCAGTCACTGACTCGGATGAGCAAGCGCGCATTTACTTTAATACCAGCGAAAAACCTGGTGTGTCGAATTTACTCAGCTTGCTATCTTGTGCAACCGGCAAACCGATTGCTGATTTAGTGCCTGAATATGAAGATAAGATGTACGGCCATTTAAAAACAGATGTAGCCGATTCCATCGTTGCCATGCTAGAGCCAATCCAAGCTAAATTTACTGAGTTACGTCAGGATCAAACCGAGCTGAACCGTATCATGGCGGCAGGCGCTGAAAAAGCGCAAGTACGAGCCCAGCAAACCATAGACAAGGTTTATGAAGCAATCGGATTCGTAGCAAGCCCACTTAAACGCTAG
- a CDS encoding HDOD domain-containing protein codes for MTASSTSAPIVETRFKQLFIDLKVAKQQRADENAKPSSKKIVPTRELLAVEKQAREDKKANEEIAEDYLGRVSAKLHKDIELRLSEALADQETLIAKVLNIDAVIPQILDLLSVKACTVSRLEVLAAQIPWLYKDLLKMISSPKYRRTDSKGKILTADTLRVALSFFGLENLKMIVPLLTLRRCLPQITDPYPQIKRRIWEQCIATAMSSKRLARFHKVSENQAFTAGMLQSLGTIAVVKLYFRIFDQVQLEALKETQNTLKHQRHGALTKVEPSADILLSMLDKYVPQTTASIMQGLHFQRLFLHGAFEQLVSTQNDEEPLPLTTVLLQGNAYAKYRILKFHELVTIEEAKDYLRQYKFPVGSLEVLKTTDMRSIGLEAEVAE; via the coding sequence ATGACTGCATCATCTACATCAGCCCCCATCGTTGAGACTCGTTTCAAGCAACTGTTTATCGATCTTAAAGTCGCAAAGCAGCAACGCGCCGATGAGAACGCGAAGCCCTCGTCAAAAAAGATAGTTCCTACCCGGGAATTGCTCGCGGTTGAAAAGCAGGCAAGAGAAGACAAAAAAGCCAATGAAGAAATTGCTGAGGATTATTTAGGGCGAGTATCGGCAAAATTACATAAAGATATTGAACTTCGTTTATCAGAAGCTTTAGCTGATCAAGAGACCCTTATTGCCAAAGTATTGAACATCGATGCAGTGATTCCGCAAATTTTAGACTTATTGTCCGTGAAGGCATGCACGGTGTCGCGCCTTGAAGTATTAGCCGCGCAAATACCTTGGTTGTATAAAGATTTACTCAAGATGATTAGCTCACCTAAATATCGACGTACTGATAGCAAGGGGAAAATTCTCACAGCGGACACACTTCGAGTCGCATTAAGCTTTTTCGGTCTGGAAAACTTGAAAATGATCGTGCCGCTCTTAACCTTACGCCGTTGCCTTCCGCAAATTACTGACCCCTACCCTCAGATCAAACGCAGAATTTGGGAGCAATGCATCGCTACCGCAATGTCTAGTAAGCGCCTTGCTCGTTTTCATAAAGTCAGTGAAAACCAAGCATTCACCGCAGGAATGCTACAAAGTCTAGGAACGATCGCGGTCGTTAAGCTGTATTTTCGCATTTTTGACCAAGTACAGCTTGAAGCATTAAAAGAAACACAGAACACACTTAAACACCAACGCCATGGTGCACTTACGAAAGTTGAGCCTTCTGCGGATATACTGTTATCTATGCTGGACAAATATGTCCCCCAGACCACGGCGAGCATTATGCAAGGCCTACACTTTCAGCGTTTATTTTTGCATGGTGCTTTTGAACAACTTGTCAGTACACAAAACGATGAAGAGCCGTTGCCTTTAACCACTGTGTTATTGCAAGGCAATGCGTACGCGAAGTATCGAATATTAAAGTTTCACGAATTAGTGACTATCGAAGAAGCAAAAGATTACCTACGACAATACAAGTTCCCTGTGGGCTCATTAGAGGTATTAAAAACCACTGATATGCGTTCAATTGGCTTAGAAGCGGAAGTTGCTGAATAA